One region of Miscanthus floridulus cultivar M001 chromosome 19, ASM1932011v1, whole genome shotgun sequence genomic DNA includes:
- the LOC136527623 gene encoding probable calcium-binding protein CML30, with product MAPLLLLFLLGGLCALFSLTTSSSASAKKCEDVKSGDTGGKEPRGRDGCVPEETPQQQQQGKKQARAEPEKDLGIVFSTFDHDGDGFITAVELEESLRRLGIAVSADEAAAMVACVDANSDGLIDIHEFRELYDSIPKKRKHQHPASAGGFSGAAREVPVEGDDEEAEGEEEEEEDEERDLREAFDVFDGNKDGLISAEELGTVLGSLGLRRQGNGRPAVADCRDMIRLIDSDGDGMVSFEEFKRMMAVVKA from the coding sequence ATGGCGCCTCTCCTCCTGCTCTTCCTCCTCGGCGGCCTCTGCGCCCTCTTCTCCCTCACCACCTCCTCGAGTGCCAGCGCCAAGAAGTGCGAGGACGTCAAGAGCGGAGACACCGGCGGCAAGGAGCCAAGAGGCAGGGACGGCTGCGTGCCGGAGGAgacgccgcagcagcagcagcaggggaaGAAGCAGGCGCGGGCAGAACCGGAGAAGGACCTGGGCATCGTCTTCTCCACGTtcgaccacgacggcgacggcttcATCACGGCGGTCGAGCTGGAGGAGTCGCTGCGCCGCCTCGGCATCGCCGTGTCCGCCGACGAGGCAGCGGCCATGGTCGCGTGCGTTGACGCCAACAGCGACGGGCTCATCGACATCCACGAGTTCCGCGAGCTCTACGACTCCATACCCAAGAAGAGGAAGCACCAGCACCCCGCCTCCGCCGGCGGTTTCAGCGGGGCAGCGAGGGAGGTGCCGGTGGAGGGCGACGACGAAGAGgccgagggggaggaggaggaggaggaggatgaggagaggGACCTGCGGGAGGCGTTCGACGTGTTCGACGGCAACAAGGACGGGCTCATCTCCGCCGAGGAGCTCGGCACCGTGCTGGGCTCGCTCGGCCTGCGCCGCCAGGGCAACGGCCGGCCCGCCGTCGCCGACTGCCGCGACATGATACGCCTCAtcgacagcgacggcgacggcatGGTGTCCTTCGAGGAGTTCAAGCGCATGATGGCCGTCGTCAAGGCCTAG